The segment CCGTCACTTGCGCTTCTTCCCTGCTGAAAGAGGTTTACAACCCGAAGGCCGTCATCCCTCACGCGGCGTCGCTGCATCAGGCTTTCGCCCATTGTGCAATATTCCCCACTGCTGCCTCCCGTAGGAGTCTGGGCCGTGTCTCAGTCCCAGTGTGGCCGGTCGCCCTCTCAGGCCGGCTACCCGTCGTCGCCTTGGTGGGCCATTACCCCACCAACAAGCTGATAGGCCGCGGGATCATCCTGAACCGCCGGAGCTTTCCACCGGCCCCCATGCGGGAGACGGTCGTATCCGGTATTAGACCTCGTTTCCAAGGCTTGTCCCAGAGTTCAGGGCAGATTCCCCACGTGTTACTCACCCGTTCGCCACTGATCCACCCCGAAGGGCTTCACCGTTCGACTTGCATGTGTTAAGCACGCCGCCAGCGTTCGTCCTGAGCCAGGATCAAACTCTCCGTGAATGCTTCCACGAAAGAGCGGCACAGCAGCCACCGGAATAAGGCGGCCCCGTGCACTGCGTCCTCGCTAGTGTTTTACTTCAAAAGGAATCTCCAACCCCGACGAGACGTCGAGGCCGGGGATGTCAACATATCTGGCGTTGACTTTTGGCACGCTGTTGAGTTCTCAAGGAACGGACACTTCCTTCGACCGGCCTTCCGACCGTATCTCCGGGCGCTTCGTTCTTTCGTGTTTCCAGCTTATCAGATCCGAGCTTGTGCTCTTTCCCGACTCGCTTTCGTCTTCTGCGGCTTGACGCCCCGTCCGACGTTTCAAACTCTAGCCGATCCCCGCTCCTGAAAGCGAATCGGCCGCAATCTCCGAAAAAAGCACACGCCGAAATACGAACGGGGACGCGAAAGAGACGCGACCCGTCACGGATCATCGAACTGGTTTCTCAAGGGATTGGCCGCCCCGGGACCGTCCACACAGATGCGTGTCCGGTGCTCCCTGCCGAGCGACCAGTGAACACTACGCCCGATCCGGCCCAGGTGCAAACAACGGCCGGAAGGCCGGCCCCTGGTGGGGGCCGGCCTTCCGTCGCGCTGGGATGCGCCGGGACGCGGTGGTGCGCGGTGGGCTACTGCTCAGCTGTTGGTGGGGAAGCCCAGGTTGATGCCACCGTGCGAGGGGTCGAGCCAGCGCTGGGTGACGGCCTTGCCGCGGGTGAAGAACTGGACGCCGTCGGCACCGTAGGCGTGGGAGTCGCCGAACAACGAGGCCTTCCAGCCGCCGAAGGAGTAGTAGGCGACGGGGACGGGGATCGGCACGTTGATGCCGACCATGCCGACCTCGACCTCGTTCTGGAAGCGCCGGGCCGCGCCGCCGTCGTTGGTGAAGATGGCGGTGCCGTTGCCGTAGGGGTTGGCGTTGATGAGTTCCAGGCCCTCGTCGTAGGAGGGGACCCGGACGACCGACAGGATCGGGCCGAAGATCTCGTCGTTGTAGACGGACATGCCCGGCTTGACGTGGTCGAACAGGGTGGGGCCGAGCCAGAAGCCGTCCGCGGTGGGGGCGCCGTTGGCGTCCTCGGCGGTGATGGCGTGCTTGCGGCCGTCGACGGCCAGCTCGGCGCCGTCGGCGACGCCGGACTCGACGTAGGAGGTGACCTTGTCCCGGTGCGCGCCGGTGACCAGCGGGCCCATCTCGGAGTCGCCGTTGCAGCCGGGGCCGACCTTGAGGGTGGCCATCCGCTCCTTGATCTTGGCGACCAGCTCGTCGCCGATCGGGTCGACGGCGACCAGGACGGAGACGGCCATGCAGCGCTCGCCGGCCGCGCCGAAGCCGGCGTTGATGGCGGCGTCGGCGGCCAGGTCGAGGTCGGCGTCGGGGAGCACCAGCATGTGGTTCTTGGCGCCGCCGAGGGCCTGCACGCGCTTGCCGTAGCGGGTGCCGGTCTCGTACACGTAGCGGGCGATGGGGGTGGAGCCGACGAAGGAGACCGACTTGACGTCGGGGTGCTCCAGCAGGCGGTCGACGGAGACCTTGTCGCCGTGGACGACGTTGAAGACGCCGTCGGGGAGGCCGGCCTCCTTCCACAGCTCGGCGATGAAGTTGGCGGCGGACGGGTCCTTCTCGGACGGCTTGAGGATGACCGTGTTGCCGGCCGCGATGGCGATCGGGAAGAACCACATCGGCACCATGGCCGGGAAGTTGAACGGCGAGATAATGGCGACCGGGCCGAGCGGCTGGCGGATCGAGTAGACGTCGACGCCGGTGGAGGCCTGCTCGGTGAAGCCGCCCTTGATCAGCTGCGGGATGCCGCAGGCGTACTCGACGACCTCCTGGCCGCGGGCCAGCTCGCCGAGGGCGTCGGAGTGCACCTTGCCGTGTTCGGAGACGATGATCGCGGCGAGTTCGTCCTTGCGGGCGTTGAACAGCTCGCGGAAGTTGAACAGCACCTGGGTGCGCTTGGCGATCGAGGTGTGGCGCCAGGAGGCGAACGCCTGGGCGGCGGCGGCGACCGCCTGGTCGACCTCCGCGATCTCGGCGAAGTCGACCTGGCCGGTCACCTGGCCGGTGGCCGGGTCGTGGAGGTCGCCGCGGCGGGGCGCGGTTCCGGCGGTGGCGACGTTCTGGCCGCCGATCCAGTGGGTGATGTGCTTGCTGCTCAAGGGTCTCTGCCTCCGATGTCCACGGATGTCCCGCGCTCGTTCTCCAGTCTGCGCGGGACGGCGGGCCCACTCAACGAGCACCCTGACGGGGAAGCGCGATTCACCCTTACAGGTCGTCGGGAGGGCCGGCGGGAGGGCCGGCCGGGCCGGTAGCGGGTCCGTCGGCCGGATCGGGTTCGGCGGGTTCGGCGGATTCGGTGGGTTCCAGGTGTTCCAGGTAGGGGTCGTGCAGGCCGTCGGCGAGCGCGGTGGTCTCCAGCAGGTCGAGGCGCAGATCCTGGGCCCAGGCTTCGGCCCACCGCCGGGTGCCGGGGTCCTCGGGCGGCAGCAGCGCGGCGGCGGTTTCGAGCCGGTCGGCGAGCGTACGGGCGGTGCTGTCCTCGTCGGGGCCGGAGTCGAACGCGTCGGCCAGGGCCAGGAGTTCGCCTTCCCGTCGCCGGGCGGTGAGGGCGTGCAGGACGTACAGGTCGGCGGGCAGGGCGCGTTCGCAGAGGGTGCGGACGGCGAGCGCGGCGACGTCGTCCAGTGCGGCGACGGGAACGGTGGCGCCGACGGGGAGGACGGGCGGGTGGCGCAGCGGTTCCCGGCGCAGCTCGACGGCGAGCGGCAACTTCCTTACGGTGAAGTCGAGTTGGCGGCGGCGTGCGGTGCCGGGCGGTTCCTGGACGTAGTGGCCGGCGGCCCGCAGGGTCTCGGCGAGTCCGGTGGCGAGGTCGGCGAGCGGCGGGCCCTCGCCGGTGACGAGCAGCAGGTCGGTGCCGTGGACGGGGGCGGCCAGGCCGTGCAGGCGCAGCGCGTCGGCTCCGGCCAGGGCGAGGGCGTGCCGCAGGCAGTACGGCTGGGCGTCGGCGAGCAGCGCGGCCCGCTCGTCGGCGCCCGGGCCGACCTCACCGTCTGATCCCGAACCCACCGCACCCGTACTCACGCTCACCTCACCCGCGCCCGCGCCCGCCGCTCCCGCACCGCCCGTCTCGTCCATGGGAACAGTCTGGGCCGTCTAGTGCGGCCCGCGCAGGTGTGCGGCGGCGTCGTGCAGGGCGAGTTCGAGGGCGCGGGGGTCGACGAGCCGTCCGTCGGGGTGCGGGGGGATCAGCCAGTGCGGGCCGCGGGTGGGGCGGGTGGGGTGCGGGACGGCGATCCAGGTGCCGTCGCCGGAGGCGCGGATGCCGGTGCCGGTCCAGCGTTCGGCGGTGCCGACGGGGACCAGGAAGCCGACGGTGTCGCCGTCGGGGTCCTCCAGGACGGGGCCGCCGCCGAGCCGGTCGAGCAGGGCGGCGGCGGGGCGGCCGAGCGGGCCGGGAGCGTGCAGGACGTCCCAGCGGCGGCCGGCGGGCAGCAGGGCGAGGCCGGAACGGGTGCGTTCCCAGGTGCGGCGGCAGTGGTCGGGGTCGGCGGCGGCCTCGGCCAGCCAGTGCAGGGCGCTGGGGCGGCGGGTGGTGCTCACGTGCGGTTCCTCGTCTCTCCGGGGTGACGCGCGGCGGGCGGGGTGCCTGCTGTCGTCATCCGGGAGAGCGGGGTACCGGGGATCTCTTACACGGATCCCCGGCGGGCGGGGCGGGTGGGGCGGTCAGCGGTCGCCGAAGATCGTCCGGTGCCAGTCCTTGCGGGCGACCGCGGTGGTGTCGAACATGACGTGCTTGACCTGGGTGTACTCGTCGAGCGAGTACTGCGACATGTCCTTGCCGTAGCCGGACGCCTTGTACCCGCCGTGCGGCATCTCGCTGATGATCGGGATGTGGTCGTTCACCCAGACGCAGCCGGCGGCGATCTCGCGGGTGGCGCGCAGCGAGCGGTGGACGTCGCGGGTCCAGGCGGAGGCGGCGAGGCCGTAGGGGGTGTCGTTGGCGAGGCGCAGGCCCTCCTCGTCGCTGTCGAAGGGCAGGACGACGAGCACCGGGCCGAAGATCTCGCCCTGGACGACCTCGCTGTCCTGGGCGGCGCCGGTGATCAGGGTGGGGCGGTGGTAGGCGCCGAGGGAGAGGTCGGTGCCGTCGTGGCCCTTGCCGGTGGCGGGGCCTCCGGTGACGACGGTGGCGTAGGCGCGGGCGCGCTCGACGAAGCCGGCGACGCGGTCGCGGTGGGCGAAGGAGACCAGCGGGCCCAGGTCGGTCTGCGGGTTCAGCGGGTCGCCGAGCCGGATGCCGTCGTAGAGGTCGGCGACGCCGGCCACGAAGGCGTCGTAGAGCGGGCGCTGGACGTAGGCGCGGGTGGCGGCGGTGCAGTCCTGGCCGCTGTTGATCAGGGAGGCGGCGACGGCGCCGTGGACGGCGGCGTCGAGGTCGGCGTCGTCGAAGACCACGAAGGGGGCCTTGCCGCCGAGTTCGAGGTGGGTGCGCTTGACGGTGGCGGTGGCGATCTCGGCGACCCGCTTGCCGACGGCGGTGGAGCCGGTGAAGGAGACCATGGCGACGTCGGGGTGGCCGATGAGGTGTTCGCCCGCGGTGCGTCCGGCGCCGGTGACGACGTTGACGACGCCGTCGGGGATGCCGGCCGCGGTGCAGGCGCGGGCGAACATCAGCGAGGTCAGCGGGGTGATCTCGGCGGGCTTGAGGACGATGGTGTTGCCCGCGGCGATGGCCGGGAGGATCTTCCAGGCGGCCATCTGCAGCGGGTAGTTCCAGGGCGCGATGCTGCCGACCACGCCGACGGCCTCGCGGCGCACGTACGAGGTGTGGTCGCCGCTGTACTCGCCGGCGGCCTTGCCCTCCAGGTTGCGGGCGGCTCCGGCGAAGAACGAGGTGTTGTCGACGGTGCCGGGGACGTCGAACTCGGTGGAGAGCTTGATCGGCTTGCCGGTCTGCGCGGTCTCGACCCGGGCGAAGTCCTCGGCGTGCTCGGCGAGGATCCCGGCCAGGCGGTTGAGCGCCTCGGAGCGGGCGCCGGGGGTGGCGCCGGACCACTCGGGGAGGGCGGCGCGGGCGGCGGCGACGGCGGTGTCGACGTCGGCGGGGGTGGCGAGCTCGACCTGCTGGACGGTGGCGCCGTTCGCGGGGTTGACCACGGCGAAGGGTTCGCTGCCGGAGCCCCGGGTCGGGCGGCCCGCGATGTGCTGCGCGCCGTCGTTGAAGCTGGTCAGGTCCATGAGTTGCCTCCATTGCCTACTCGACCAGGCCGACGATGCCTCGGTTCGGGTGCCGGGGGCAAGCGTCACTCAGCAACGGGCCGACCGAAGGGCCTTACACGCTGCAAGGTCGCCCGTGGGTGACAGGGCGTCGCCGTCGCGCATGATTGACCTGACACCCTGAGAACCCCCCGGAGGTATCCGCGATGCTCCCCACCGTCGCCCGCGTGCTCGACCTCGACGTGATGCGGCGCGGTCTGCCCCAGGTGGTGGCCGGTGCGGCCGCGCTGGAGCGCCCGGTGCGCTGGGTGCACGTCAGCGAGCTGCCGGACGTGGCGGGGGTACTGCGCGGCGGCGAGCTGGTGCTGTCGACGGGCATCGCGTTGCCGGAGGACCGGGACGGGCTGGCCCGGTACGTGCGGGAGCTGGCCGAGGTGGGGGTGGCGGGGCTGGTGATCGAGTTCGGCCGCCGGTACTTCGACTCGTTGCCGCGGGCGCTGGTGGCGGCGGCGGAGCGGCACGACCTGCCGCTGGTGGCGCTGCGCCGGGAGCTGAAGTTCGTCGCGGTGACCGAGGCGGTGCACGCGCTGGTGGTGAACGCGCAGTTGGAGCAGCTGCGGGTGTCCGAGGCGGTGCACCAGGTGTTCAACGAGCTGGCCACCGAGGGTGCGGAGCCGGCCGAGGTGGTGCGGCAGGTGGCCCGGATGGCGGGCGCGCCGGTGGTGCTGGAGAACCTGGCGCACCAGGTGCTGGCGCACGACCCGGCGGGGCGCGGCGAGCAGGAGCTGCTGGAGAACTGGGAGCACCGTTCGCGCGGCGTGCACCCGGCGGGCCGCACCGGGTACGACCCGCGGTCGGGCTGGCTGGTGACCACGGTGGGGGCGCGCGGCCAGGACTGGGGGCGGCTGGTGCTGGTGGACGAGCCGGTGGTGCTGCCGCCGGACGTGCCGCACCCGCACGCGATGCTGCTGGAGCGCGGCGCGGCGACGCTGGCGCTGAACCGGCTGGTGGTGCGCGACCGGGAGTCGCTGGAGCGGCAGACCCACCGCACCCTGCTGTCGGGCATCCTGACCCACGCGCTGACGGTCTCCGAGGTGGCGCTGCGGGCGCAGGCGCTGGGCGTGCCGCTGGAGGGCCGCCGGCTGGTGGGCGTGGTGCTGCGCCAGCGGCAGGGCCCGTTGCCGGCGGCGCTGGAGGCGCAGGCCCGGCTGCGGGACTTCACCGAGCTGGCGGCGACCGCGATCCGCACCTCCCGGCTGTCGGCGCTGGTGGGCGCGCTGGACGACGAGGGGGTGGGCCTGCTGGTGGCGCTCGGTTCGCAGCAGGACGAGCACGCCTCGCTGGAGTCCTTCGCGGCGGCGCTGCGCCGGTTGTCGGCGGAGGCGGGCCGGGACGGGTCGGCGGCCGAGCCGGTGATAGCGGTCGGCTCCTCGGTGGGTTCGGTCCGGGACGCCCGGCGCACCCTGCTGGAGGCCACCCAGGTCGCGGACGCGGCGCTGCACGACGCGCCGGGCGGCCGGGCGGCGTACTACCGGCTGCCGGACGTCCGGCTGCGCGGCCTGCTGCACCTGCTGCGCGACGACGAGCGCCTGCAGACGTACGTGGAGCGGGAGTTGGGCCCGCTGCTGGCGTACGACGCGGAGCACGGCGGCCAGTTGGTGCAGATGCTGCGGATCTACCTGGAGCAGGGCCGCAACAAGTCGGCGGCGGCGGACGCCGCGCACCTGTCGCGGCCGTCCTTCTACGACCGGCTGCACAAGGTGGAGCGGATCCTGGGCGTGGACCTGGACCAGGTGGAGTCCTGCCTGTCGCTGCACGTGGCGCTGCTGGCGCTGGACGCGGTCCGGCGTTGACCGGCGGACCGCGTCCGGCGCGGTCAGCCGGCGGACTTGGGCGGCGGGACCTGACCGCGGACCAGCAGGTCCAGGGCCTGGGCGTCGTGCCGGTCGCGGGCTTCGAGGGCGACCCGGGAGCCGTCCGCGAAGTGCGCCTCGACCCGGCTGGACCAGGAGCCCATCCGCGGTTCGATCCTGGCCAGTTGCTGCCGCGGGACCTCGCCGTACGGGTGGTAGCCGTCGGAGAGGGCGCTGCCGAGCAGGATCCGGTGGTCGGTGAAGACCAGCATGACGCCGCGGTTCTCGTAGGTCCGGTCGCCGCGGCCGCCGGTCAGCACCTGGACGGCGAACCGGCCGGCCTGGCTGTCCCAGCCGCCGGACAGGCCGCGGCCGCGGAAGATCCGCCGGAGGTTGCGGAAGAAGCCGCCGATGGCCTCCTCGACCGCGTCGACGAGTGCGCCGGCCAGGTCGAGCAGGAAGCCGACGGCCTGGAACAGGCCGTCGCGTTCCTTGCGGTAGCGGCGCGGGACGCGGCGGAGCAGGTCGCTGAGCTCGATGTCGACGACGGCGTGCACCCGTTCGCCGGGAGCCAGGTGCGGCGCCACCAGCGGCAGGTGGGAGCCGCCGCCGAGCCGGTGCGGCTCGTACACCTGCGGTGCGGCGGTCGGCGGGTACCCGGTCGCGCCGTAGGGGCCGGCCGTCATCCGAACGCCTCCGTGACGCGGTTGCCCGGCACCCGGTAGGGCTCGCCGCCGGGCGGGCCGTCCAGGGCGCCGGCGATGGTGTCCAGGCCCTGGTCGCTGAGCAGGTTGTCGGTGAGGACGCCGGGGAAGTCGCCGGCGCCGGTGACCGCGCCCAGGCCGCCCTTGATGCCGCCCTTGACCGCGCCGAAGCCCTTGCCCAGGGCCTGGGCGGTGGCGAACTCGCCGAGGTTGGCCATCGACGGGTTGCGGACCAGGTCGAGGCCGGACTTCCAGCGGTTGCCCTTGCCGCCGAGCTTGCGGACGGCCTTGGCGGCCTTGCGGGCCTTGTTGAACTTGCCCAGGGTGCGCGCCGCCTTCATCGCCTTGATGGCTTCGTGCAGTTCCTTGAGCGCCTTCTCCAGCTTGAGCGAGACCTGGCCCACCCGGGCGATGTAGATGGCGATCTCGCCCTCGACGATGATCGCCTCGGCGGCGGTGGCCAGGCCCAGGGTGAGGATGTCGATCGCCACCGAGGCGGCCAGGGTGATGATCAGCGTCTCGATGGCCTCGCGGATGATCTCGATGATCAGCTGCTCGGCGAGCTGGCACTGGGCGGCGGCCTGGTTGATGATCTGCGCGACCTGGGCCATGTCGGCGGCGGTGGCGTCGACGGCCTCGACGACGGTGGCCATGTGGCCGCCGAAGGCCGCGGAGGCCGCGCCCTCCCAGCCGCCCTCGACCCGGGTGCCGGCGGCCCGCAGCTCGTCGGCGACCTCCTGCATCGCCTTCGCCTGGGCCTGCCACTCGTGCGAGGCGGCGGTCAGCGCCTGCAGGTCGCCGGTGACCTTCTCCAGCACGTCCATCAGCCCGGTGGCGTCCAGCGCCGCCTTGACGATGGAGTCGAGGCCCGCGTCGAGGCCCTCGCTGACCGGGTTGTCGAAGCTGGGCAGCGACGGCAGCTGGTCGGCGGCCCGGTCACGGGTCCACCGGTAGGCGTCGACCGCGTCGCCGAAGGCGCCGGGGGCCAGGGTGCTCACTGGCCACCCCCGTAGACCTCGGCGGTGTCCTGCTCGTTGCTCTCGTAGTTGTCCACCGTGAACCGGACGCCCTCGCCGGTGGCGTCGAGCAGTTCGATCAGGTCGGCGAAGTTCTCCTGTTCCGCTTCGGCGTGCTCCTGGTAGGAGCCGTGCAGCTCGCCCGAGCCCGGCAGCTTGCCGAAGGCCTCGGACGAGAGCTGGACACCCGCCAGGGCCGCGCGGATCTGGGCGATCCGTTCGGCCTGGGTGTCGAGCACGGACGCGTATCCGGTGAGTACTTCGGGCTCGACCCGAAACCCCGTGTCCCCCATGACATTTCCTTTGCTCTCAGGTCAGGCGAATCATCGTACTGATCTGATGAGCAAAGGCATCAAGGGGCCCCGGGCGGTTTTCCCGGAGCCCCTGTGAAGAAAAGATGAAGGATCGTCAGATCACGTGTGCGTCGGTGAGGGTCAGCACCTCGTCCAGCACGGCGAGGCCCGCCTTGGCCTCCTCCGCGCTGACGTTGCACGGCGGCACCACGTGGAAGCGGTTCATGTTGGTGAACGGCCACAGGCCCCGCTGCTTGCAGGCCGCCGCGAGCTGCGCCATCGGCGCGTTGTCGGCACCGGCCGCGTTGTACGGCACCAGCGGCTCGCGGGTCTCCCGGTCCTTCACCAGGTCCAGCGCCCAGAACACGCCCAGGCCGCGCACCTCGCCGATCGAGGGGTGCCGCTCGGCCAGCTCGCGCAGGCCGGGGCCGAGCACGCTCTCGCCGATCAGCCTGGCGTTCTCCACGATGCCCTCCTCGGCCATGGTGTTGATCGTCGCCACCGCGGAGGCGCAGGCCAGCGGGTGGCCCGAGTAGGTCAGGCCGCCCGGGAACGCCTTCTGCGCGAAGGTCTCCGCGATCGCCCCGGAGATCGCCACGCCGCCCAGCGGCAGGTAGCCGGAGTTGACGCCCTTGGCGAAGGTCAGCAGGTCCGGGGTGATCCCCCAGTGGTCGGCGGCGAACCAAGCGCCGGTGCGGCCGAACCCGGCCATCACCTCGTCCAGGATGAACACGATCCCGTACCGGTCGCAGATCTCCCGCACGCCCGCCAGGTACCCGGCCGGCGGCACCAGGATGCCCGCGGTGCCGACCACCGTCTCCAGGATGATCGCCGCGACGGTGCCCGGACCCTCGAACGCGATGGTCTGCTCCAGGTGCGCCAGCGCGCGCTCGCACTCCTGCGCCTCGTTCTCCGCGTGGAAGTTCGAGCGGTACGGGTACGGGCCCCAGAAGTGCACGATGCCCGACACGCCCGCCTCGTTCGCCCAGCGGCGCGGGTCGCCGGTCAGGGCGATCGCGTTGGCGGTGGCGCCGTGGTACGAGCGGTAGGTGGAGAGCACCTTGTGCCGGCCGGTGTGCAGCCGGGCCATCCGGATCGCGTTCTCGTTCGCCTCGGCGCCGCCGTTGGTGAAGAAGATCTTGTCCAGGTCGCCGGGGGTGCGCTCGGCGATCAGCCGGGCGGCCTCGCTGCGCGACTCCTCGGCGAAGCCCGGGGCGATGGTGCACAGCTGGGCGGCCTTCGCCTGGATCGCCGCGACCACCTTCGGGTGCTGGTGGCCGATGTTGGTGTTCACCAGCTGCGAGGAGAAGTCCAGGTAGCGGTTGCCGTCGTAGTCCCAGAAGTAGGAGCCCTCGGCACCGGCCACCGCGAGGGGGTCGATCAGCGCCTGGGCGGACCACGAGTGGAAGACGTGCGCGCGGTCGGCGGCCTTGACGGCCTGCCCGGCGACCGAGTCAGCGGTGGGAGTGCTCATGCGACCAGCGTAGGGAGCGGCCCCGGCCGGGGGCAGCTTCATCGTGTCACGCGCGTCGCGCCGCACCCTGACACATTGACGGCCGCAAGCGACAGGGGCGCGAGGAACTGCGCGCCCGGCCACCCGCTCACGTGGAGCGGCGGCCCCCGGCCCGGTCCCTCGCGCCCCTGCCCCCGGCGCTACGCGATCAGATCGCGGTCATGCTGCGTCTGCTGGTCACGACCCGCTAGATCGCGGTCATGACGTGCTTGATCCGGGTGTAGTCCTCGAACCCGTACGACGACAGGTCCTTGCCGTAGCCGGACTTCTTGAACCCGCCGTGCGGCATCTCGGCGACCAGCGGGATGTGGGTGTTGATCCACACGCAGCCGAAGTCCAGCCGGCGGGACATCCGCATCGCGCGGGCGTGGTCCTTGGTCCACACCGAGGAGGCGAGCGCGTACTCGACGCCGTTGGCGTACCCGACGGCCTGGTCCTCGTCGGTGAACTTCTGCACGGTGATGACCGGGCCGAAGACCTCGTTCTGGATGATCTCGTCGTCCTGCTGGAGGCCGGAGACCACGGTCGCCGCCCAGAAGTAGCCCCTGTCGCCGACCCGGTGACCGCCGGCCTCGACCTTGGCGTGCGCGGGGAGGCGCTCGATGAAGCCGGCCACCTGCTGGAGCTGGTTGGCGTTGTTGAGCGGGCCGTAGAGGACGTCCTCGTCGTCCACGCCGCCGGTCTTGGTGTCGGCGGCGGCCTTGGCGAGGGCCTCGACGAAGGCGTCGTGGATCGACTCGTGCACCAGGACGCGGGTGGCCGCGGTGCAGTCCTGGCCGGCGTTGAAGTAGCCCGCCATGGCGATGCCCTCGACGGCCTCGTCGATGTCGGCGTCCTCGAAGACCACGACCGGGGCCTTGCCGCCGAGCTCCAGGTGGACCCGCTTGACGTCCTTCGCGGCGGACTCGGCGACCTGCATGCCGGCCCGGACCGAGCCGGTGATGGAGGCCATCGCCGGGGTGCGGTGCTCGACCATCAGGCGGCCGGTCTCGCGGTCGCCGCAGATCACGTTGAAGACGCCGGCCGGCAGTTCCAGCTCCTTGAGCACGCCGCCGATGATCTCGGCGAGCAGCACGGTGGAGGCGGGGGTGGTGTCGGAGGGCTTGAGCACCACGGCGTTGCCCGCGGCGATCGCCGGGGCGAACTTCCAGACCGCCATCATCATCGGGTAGTTCCACGGGGCGACCTGCGCGCAGACGCCGACCGGCTCGCGGCGGACGATCGAGGTCAGGCCGTCCATGTACTCGCCCGCGGCCTTGCCCTCCAGCAGGCGGGCGGCGCCGGCGAAGAAGCGCAGCTGGTCGACCATCGGGCCGATCTCCTCGGAGAGGGTCAGCCCGCGCGGCTTGCCGGTGTTGCGGACCTCGGCGTCGACGATCTCGTCGGCCCGGGCCTCGACCGCGTCGGCGATCTTGAGCAGCAGCTTCTGCCGGGTGGACGGGGTGGAGTCCCGCCAGACCGGGAAGGCGGCGGCCGCGGCGGCCATCGCGGCGTCCACGTCGGCCGCGCCGGAGAGCGGGGAGGTCGCGTAGACCTCGCCCGTGGTCGGGTCGACGACGTCGAGCGTGCGGCCGTCCGCAGCGTCGACGAACTCGCCGTTGATGTAGTTGCGCAGCGTACGAAGCTCGCTCACGGTCTCTCCTCGGTCTGGGCCTGCGTCGTTGCAGCCCCGGGCGCCAGGTTACCCCTGGGCCGGGATGGGCACGGCATGTCAGCGACAAGCCACGATCGGCGGTGTGCAGGCTCGCGCGTGTACGTAGCCAGGGTACCCATGCCACTGCCGGTATCGACAGGGGTGGTCGCCAGAGGCCACGCTTTCCGCGCCCGATCTTCGAATAGGCAACGAAATCAGCAGCTCGGGAGCTTGCGATTCCGCCGCCCGTCAGGCACAGTGGCGGCGTGGCCAACCGTGACCGGAACGCCAGCGTTCCCCTCGACGCCGCCTCCAAGGCGATCATCGAGCAGCTCCAGGAGGACGGGCGCCGTCCGTACGCCGCCATCGGCAAGGCCGTGGGCCTGTCCGAGGCGGCCGTCCGGCAGCGCGTCCAGAAGCTGCTCGACCAGGGCGTGATGCAGATCGTCGCCGTGACCGATCCGCTCACCGTCGGATTCACCCGCCAGGCCATGGTGGGCATCCGGGTGGAGGGCGACATCGAGCCGGTGGCCGACGCGCTGGCCGCCTTCGACGAGGTCGACTACGTGGTGTGCACCGCGGGTTCGTTCGACCTCCTCGCCGAGCTGGTGTGCGAGGACGACGAGCACCTGCTCGAACTGATCAACAAGCGCATCCGCGCGCTTCCCGGCGTGCGGAGCACCGAGAGCTTCGTTTACCTGAAACTCCGGAAACAGACCTACACCTGGGGCACCCGATGACAGCCGACCCGGCGCAGAAGGACCTTTCCAAGA is part of the Kitasatospora cineracea genome and harbors:
- a CDS encoding CoA-acylating methylmalonate-semialdehyde dehydrogenase, which translates into the protein MSSKHITHWIGGQNVATAGTAPRRGDLHDPATGQVTGQVDFAEIAEVDQAVAAAAQAFASWRHTSIAKRTQVLFNFRELFNARKDELAAIIVSEHGKVHSDALGELARGQEVVEYACGIPQLIKGGFTEQASTGVDVYSIRQPLGPVAIISPFNFPAMVPMWFFPIAIAAGNTVILKPSEKDPSAANFIAELWKEAGLPDGVFNVVHGDKVSVDRLLEHPDVKSVSFVGSTPIARYVYETGTRYGKRVQALGGAKNHMLVLPDADLDLAADAAINAGFGAAGERCMAVSVLVAVDPIGDELVAKIKERMATLKVGPGCNGDSEMGPLVTGAHRDKVTSYVESGVADGAELAVDGRKHAITAEDANGAPTADGFWLGPTLFDHVKPGMSVYNDEIFGPILSVVRVPSYDEGLELINANPYGNGTAIFTNDGGAARRFQNEVEVGMVGINVPIPVPVAYYSFGGWKASLFGDSHAYGADGVQFFTRGKAVTQRWLDPSHGGINLGFPTNS
- a CDS encoding WXG100 family type VII secretion target; translation: MSTLAPGAFGDAVDAYRWTRDRAADQLPSLPSFDNPVSEGLDAGLDSIVKAALDATGLMDVLEKVTGDLQALTAASHEWQAQAKAMQEVADELRAAGTRVEGGWEGAASAAFGGHMATVVEAVDATAADMAQVAQIINQAAAQCQLAEQLIIEIIREAIETLIITLAASVAIDILTLGLATAAEAIIVEGEIAIYIARVGQVSLKLEKALKELHEAIKAMKAARTLGKFNKARKAAKAVRKLGGKGNRWKSGLDLVRNPSMANLGEFATAQALGKGFGAVKGGIKGGLGAVTGAGDFPGVLTDNLLSDQGLDTIAGALDGPPGGEPYRVPGNRVTEAFG
- a CDS encoding PucR family transcriptional regulator; the protein is MLPTVARVLDLDVMRRGLPQVVAGAAALERPVRWVHVSELPDVAGVLRGGELVLSTGIALPEDRDGLARYVRELAEVGVAGLVIEFGRRYFDSLPRALVAAAERHDLPLVALRRELKFVAVTEAVHALVVNAQLEQLRVSEAVHQVFNELATEGAEPAEVVRQVARMAGAPVVLENLAHQVLAHDPAGRGEQELLENWEHRSRGVHPAGRTGYDPRSGWLVTTVGARGQDWGRLVLVDEPVVLPPDVPHPHAMLLERGAATLALNRLVVRDRESLERQTHRTLLSGILTHALTVSEVALRAQALGVPLEGRRLVGVVLRQRQGPLPAALEAQARLRDFTELAATAIRTSRLSALVGALDDEGVGLLVALGSQQDEHASLESFAAALRRLSAEAGRDGSAAEPVIAVGSSVGSVRDARRTLLEATQVADAALHDAPGGRAAYYRLPDVRLRGLLHLLRDDERLQTYVERELGPLLAYDAEHGGQLVQMLRIYLEQGRNKSAAADAAHLSRPSFYDRLHKVERILGVDLDQVESCLSLHVALLALDAVRR
- a CDS encoding gamma-aminobutyraldehyde dehydrogenase codes for the protein MDLTSFNDGAQHIAGRPTRGSGSEPFAVVNPANGATVQQVELATPADVDTAVAAARAALPEWSGATPGARSEALNRLAGILAEHAEDFARVETAQTGKPIKLSTEFDVPGTVDNTSFFAGAARNLEGKAAGEYSGDHTSYVRREAVGVVGSIAPWNYPLQMAAWKILPAIAAGNTIVLKPAEITPLTSLMFARACTAAGIPDGVVNVVTGAGRTAGEHLIGHPDVAMVSFTGSTAVGKRVAEIATATVKRTHLELGGKAPFVVFDDADLDAAVHGAVAASLINSGQDCTAATRAYVQRPLYDAFVAGVADLYDGIRLGDPLNPQTDLGPLVSFAHRDRVAGFVERARAYATVVTGGPATGKGHDGTDLSLGAYHRPTLITGAAQDSEVVQGEIFGPVLVVLPFDSDEEGLRLANDTPYGLAASAWTRDVHRSLRATREIAAGCVWVNDHIPIISEMPHGGYKASGYGKDMSQYSLDEYTQVKHVMFDTTAVARKDWHRTIFGDR
- a CDS encoding aspartate aminotransferase family protein, which produces MSTPTADSVAGQAVKAADRAHVFHSWSAQALIDPLAVAGAEGSYFWDYDGNRYLDFSSQLVNTNIGHQHPKVVAAIQAKAAQLCTIAPGFAEESRSEAARLIAERTPGDLDKIFFTNGGAEANENAIRMARLHTGRHKVLSTYRSYHGATANAIALTGDPRRWANEAGVSGIVHFWGPYPYRSNFHAENEAQECERALAHLEQTIAFEGPGTVAAIILETVVGTAGILVPPAGYLAGVREICDRYGIVFILDEVMAGFGRTGAWFAADHWGITPDLLTFAKGVNSGYLPLGGVAISGAIAETFAQKAFPGGLTYSGHPLACASAVATINTMAEEGIVENARLIGESVLGPGLRELAERHPSIGEVRGLGVFWALDLVKDRETREPLVPYNAAGADNAPMAQLAAACKQRGLWPFTNMNRFHVVPPCNVSAEEAKAGLAVLDEVLTLTDAHVI